In a genomic window of Sphaeramia orbicularis unplaced genomic scaffold, fSphaOr1.1, whole genome shotgun sequence:
- the LOC115416245 gene encoding TGF-beta receptor type-1-like: protein MDALACLLLLLLSGARIHQNTALQCYCERCSANSSCTTNGVCYVAIRKSGSQLITERSMCVHESELIPRDRPFICAPSTKQETGIYPMCCITDYCNKNPDPTSFPVPTVKTPPLGPVALAAVIAGPVCVLCLLLVVAFYICHSHRGLGAGGAGAHHHHHRVPNEEDPSLDHPFITVGTTLKDLIYDMTTSGSGSGLPLLVQRTIARTIILQESIGKGRFGEVWRGKWRGEEVAVKIFSSREERSWFREAEIYQTVMLRHENILGFIAADNKDNGTWTQLWLVSDYHEHGSLFDYLNRYTVTVEGMIKLSLSTASGLAHLHMEIVGTQGKPAIAHRDLKSKNILVKKNGTCCIADLGLAVRHDSATDTIDIAPNHRVGTKRYMAPEVLDDSINMKHFESFKRADIYAMGLVFWEIASRCSMGGIHEDYQLPYYDLVQSDPSVEEMRKVVCEQKLRPNIPNRWQSCEALRVMAKIMRECWYANGAARLTALRIKKTLSQLSQQEGIKM from the exons ATGGATGCGCTAGcatgtctgctgctgctgctgctgtccggGGCCAGGATACACCAAAACACCG CTCTCCAGTGTTACTGCGAACGCTGCAGCGCCAACTCCAGCTGCACCACCAATGGCGTCTGTTATGTGGCCATCCGTAAGTCGGGCAGTCAGCTGATCACTGAGCGCAGCATGTGTGTGCACGAAAGCGAACTGATCCCACGAGACCGGCCCTTTATCTGTGCCCCGTCCACCAAACAGGAGACGGGGATCTACCCCATGTGCTGCATCACCGACTACTGCAACAAGAACCCCGACCCCACCAGCTTCCCTG TCCCTACAGTGAAGACCCCCCCACTGGGGCCCGTGGCCCTGGCTGCAGTCATCGCTGGCCCTGTCTGCGTCCTGTGCCTGCTCCTGGTAGTGGCCTTCTACATCTGCCACAGCCACAGGGGTCTGGGAGCTGGGGGGGCCGgggcccaccaccaccaccaccgggtACCCAATGAGGAGGACCCGTCCCTGGACCACCCCTTTATTACTGTGGGGACAACCCTGAAGGACCTCATCTACGACATGACCACCTCTGGCTCTGGATCAG gGTTACCTCTGCTGGTCCAGAGAACCATCGCCAGGACCATCATCCTTCAGGAGAGCATCGGAAAAGGCCGTTTCGGGGAAGTGTGGCGGGGGAAGTGGCGTGGCGAGGAGGTGGCAGTGAAGATCTTCTCCTCCCGCGAGGAGCGTTCCTGGTTCCGGGAGGCGGAGATCTACCAGACGGTGATGCTCCGACACGAGAACATCCTGGGATTCATTGCTGCAGACAATAAAG atAACGGGACGTGGACTCAGCTGTGGCTGGTGTCCGACTACCACGAACACGGATCCCTGTTCGACTACCTGAACCGCTACACCGTCACCGTGGAGGGCATGATCAAACTGTCCCTGTCCACCGCCAGCGGCCTGGCACACCTTCACATGGAGATAGTGGGCACGCAAG GTAAACCAGCCATTGCTCATAGAGACCTGAAATCCAAGAACATCCTGGTCAAGAAGAATGGGACATGTTGTATCGCCGACCTTGGACTCGCCGTTCGCCACGACTCGGCCACCGACACCATCGACATCGCTCCGAACCACAGAGTGGGAACCAAAAG GTATATGGCTCCAGAGGTGTTGGATGACTCCATAAACATGAAACACTTCGAGTCCTTCAAACGGGCCGACATCTACGCCATGGGTTTGGTGTTCTGGGAGATCGCCAGCCGCTGTTCCATGGGAG GCATCCATGAGGACTACCAGCTGCCCTACTACGACCTGGTCCAGTCCGACCCATCGGTGGAGGAGATGAGGAAGGTGGTGTGTGAGCAGAAGCTTCGACCCAACATCCCCAACCGCTGGCAGAGCTGTGAG GCCTTACGGGTGATGGCAAAGATCATGAGGGAGTGCTGGTACGCCAACGGGGCTGCCCGGCTCACAGCCCTGAGGATCAAGAAAACCCTGTCCCAGCTGAGCCAACAGGAGGGAATCAAGATGTAG